One window of Campylobacter sp. RM12651 genomic DNA carries:
- a CDS encoding tetratricopeptide repeat protein, giving the protein MRKILLFVFISVFCFANQGLEYYKNKEYEKAAKIWEKECAKDNFKSCSFLGYIYSQEKYVKQDYSKVIKLFKKACDANEFGACFGLGWIYKNGKSIKQDDKKANNLYEKACNADIFEACYNLGNSYYIGQGVKQDYSKSIKLYEKACDGEVFNACYNAGVSYSEGKGVEQDYNKAIKLYEKACDGEYPMACNNLALAYFNGEGVKEDYNKALKLSKKACDLGEQMGCYNYDILNQIKY; this is encoded by the coding sequence ATGAGAAAAATCTTATTATTTGTATTTATTAGCGTGTTTTGTTTTGCTAATCAAGGTTTAGAGTATTATAAAAATAAAGAATACGAAAAAGCTGCTAAAATTTGGGAAAAAGAATGTGCTAAAGATAATTTTAAGTCTTGCAGTTTTTTAGGTTATATTTATAGTCAAGAAAAATATGTAAAGCAAGATTATTCAAAAGTAATTAAGCTATTTAAAAAAGCTTGTGATGCAAATGAGTTTGGTGCTTGTTTTGGTTTAGGTTGGATATATAAAAATGGAAAAAGTATAAAACAAGATGATAAAAAAGCAAATAACTTATATGAAAAAGCTTGTAATGCAGATATTTTTGAAGCGTGTTATAATTTAGGTAATTCTTATTATATTGGACAAGGTGTAAAGCAAGATTATAGTAAATCAATCAAGTTGTATGAAAAAGCTTGTGATGGAGAAGTTTTTAATGCTTGTTATAATGCTGGCGTCTCGTATAGCGAAGGAAAAGGCGTAGAACAAGATTACAATAAAGCAATTAAATTATATGAAAAAGCTTGTGATGGAGAATATCCTATGGCTTGCAATAATTTAGCTCTTGCTTATTTTAATGGTGAAGGTGTAAAAGAAGACTATAATAAAGCGCTTAAATTAAGTAAAAAAGCTTGTGATTTAGGCGAGCAGATGGGTTGCTATAATTACGACATACTTAATCAAATAAAGTATTAG
- the rplI gene encoding 50S ribosomal protein L9, translating into MKVLLIKDVKGLGKAGEVKEVKDGYGQNFLIGKGFAKVASTEVLRKHASDLKKKEEQDRYELELMNKLKDSLADKKVIIKKQLGANGALFGGVTKDEISHAIKEQFNLELDKKSIQDYAIKAEGEYKVSAKLGHGIVAEFIVVVKGA; encoded by the coding sequence ATGAAAGTTTTATTAATTAAAGATGTAAAAGGCTTAGGTAAAGCCGGAGAAGTTAAGGAAGTAAAAGATGGTTATGGTCAAAATTTCTTAATCGGTAAAGGTTTTGCAAAAGTTGCTAGCACAGAAGTGCTTAGAAAACACGCAAGTGATTTAAAGAAAAAAGAAGAGCAAGACAGATACGAGCTTGAATTAATGAATAAATTAAAAGATAGTTTAGCTGATAAAAAAGTTATTATTAAAAAACAATTAGGTGCTAATGGAGCATTATTTGGTGGAGTTACAAAAGATGAAATTTCACACGCTATTAAAGAGCAATTCAACCTTGAACTTGATAAAAAAAGCATTCAAGATTATGCTATTAAAGCAGAAGGTGAGTATAAAGTGAGTGCAAAATTAGGTCATGGCATTGTTGCTGAATTTATAGTAGTGGTAAAAGGTGCTTAA
- the hslV gene encoding ATP-dependent protease subunit HslV produces MFHATTILAYKGKDASVIGGDGQVTFGNTVLKGNAVKLRKLYEGKVLAGFAGSTADAFTLFDMFEKMLESKKGDLERAVIEFSKEWRKDKYLRKLEAMMIVLNRKQIFLLSGTGDVVVPQDECICAIGSGGAYALSAARALHNHANLDELTLVKESLKIAGEICIYTNTNITTYELRD; encoded by the coding sequence ATGTTTCACGCTACTACGATTTTAGCTTATAAAGGAAAAGATGCTTCAGTAATTGGTGGTGACGGACAAGTTACTTTTGGAAATACGGTTTTAAAGGGTAATGCAGTAAAACTTAGAAAACTTTATGAAGGAAAAGTATTAGCAGGTTTTGCAGGAAGCACTGCTGATGCTTTTACTTTATTTGATATGTTTGAAAAAATGCTTGAGAGTAAAAAAGGAGATTTAGAAAGAGCTGTTATTGAGTTTTCAAAAGAGTGGAGAAAAGATAAATACTTAAGAAAACTTGAAGCTATGATGATAGTTTTAAACAGAAAACAAATCTTTTTATTAAGCGGGACAGGCGATGTAGTTGTGCCACAAGATGAGTGCATTTGTGCTATTGGAAGTGGTGGAGCATACGCACTTAGTGCTGCAAGAGCATTGCATAATCATGCGAATTTAGATGAATTAACTTTAGTTAAAGAAAGTCTTAAAATTGCAGGAGAGATTTGTATTTATACAAACACAAATATAACTACTTATGAATTAAGGGATTAA
- the hslU gene encoding HslU--HslV peptidase ATPase subunit, producing MQMLPKEIVEFLDEYVIGQEKAKKVIAIALRNRYRRLKLEESMQDDVVPKNILMIGSTGVGKTEIARRIAKLMGLPFIKVEASKYTEVGFVGRDVESMVRDLANAALTLVKNEHLEKNKSRLAELIENKILEKLLPPLPKGVSEEKQAEYETSLEKMKERLRNKEFEDKVIEIYVTQRSLETNPNLPPELASMQEMVKVIGIADKKVKKELKIKDARKVLETELTDSVLDNESIKDEALKRVQNEGIIFIDEIDKVAVSSGNSSRQDPSKEGVQRDLLPIVEGSVVNTKLGNVKTDHILFIAAGAFHLSKPSDLIPELQGRFPLRVELDSLGADELYEILTRPKNSLLKQYKALLETEGVNLVFEDDAIKKIAKIAAQANESMEDIGARRLHTVIEKLVEDISYECDKYKDKDCVIDTKLVDDKLGSIIENQDIARYIL from the coding sequence ATGCAGATGTTACCTAAAGAAATTGTTGAATTTTTAGATGAATATGTAATAGGTCAAGAAAAAGCTAAAAAGGTAATTGCTATTGCTTTAAGAAATAGATATAGAAGATTAAAGCTTGAAGAAAGTATGCAAGATGATGTTGTTCCTAAAAATATTTTAATGATAGGAAGCACAGGTGTTGGTAAAACAGAAATTGCAAGAAGAATTGCTAAATTAATGGGCTTACCTTTTATTAAAGTAGAAGCTAGTAAATATACTGAAGTTGGTTTTGTTGGTCGTGATGTAGAAAGTATGGTAAGAGATTTAGCTAATGCGGCTTTAACTTTAGTAAAAAATGAACATTTAGAAAAAAACAAATCAAGATTAGCTGAACTAATAGAAAATAAAATTTTAGAAAAATTATTACCGCCATTACCAAAAGGTGTTAGTGAAGAAAAACAAGCAGAGTATGAAACTAGCTTAGAAAAGATGAAAGAGCGTCTAAGAAATAAAGAATTTGAAGATAAGGTTATAGAAATTTATGTAACCCAACGCTCACTTGAGACAAATCCAAATCTACCACCAGAACTTGCAAGTATGCAAGAGATGGTAAAAGTGATTGGTATTGCTGATAAAAAAGTGAAAAAAGAGTTAAAAATTAAAGACGCTAGAAAAGTTTTAGAAACTGAATTAACAGATAGTGTTTTAGATAATGAAAGCATTAAAGATGAAGCCTTAAAAAGAGTTCAAAATGAAGGAATAATCTTTATTGACGAGATAGATAAAGTTGCGGTAAGCTCGGGTAATTCAAGCAGACAAGACCCTAGCAAAGAAGGTGTTCAAAGAGATTTATTACCTATCGTAGAAGGTAGTGTAGTAAATACTAAATTAGGTAATGTAAAAACTGATCATATATTATTTATTGCAGCAGGTGCATTTCATTTAAGTAAGCCAAGTGATTTAATCCCTGAATTACAAGGTAGATTTCCATTAAGAGTTGAGCTTGATAGCTTGGGTGCTGATGAATTGTATGAAATTTTAACAAGACCTAAAAACTCACTTTTAAAACAATATAAAGCACTTTTAGAAACTGAAGGAGTTAATTTAGTGTTTGAAGATGATGCTATTAAAAAAATTGCAAAAATAGCAGCACAAGCAAATGAAAGTATGGAAGATATAGGTGCTAGACGCTTACATACTGTTATTGAAAAATTAGTAGAAGATATTTCTTATGAGTGTGATAAATACAAAGATAAAGATTGTGTAATAGATACAAAATTAGTTGATGATAAATTAGGCTCTATTATAGAAAATCAAGATATAGCAAGATATATTTTATGA
- the era gene encoding GTPase Era, translating into MKSGFVSVIGRTNAGKSTMINSLLGENICLVSHKENATRRKMNVVIMHDENQIILIDTPGLHESNKNFNQLLIEAAKKSLDECDLIVFVMSIFDSLDEYKKFLDLKPKVEHIVVINKVDLVEPKKLLDKLEEFNKLDIVPNIIPYSSKNKFYKNKLLDEMVKYLPEHPYFFDPEFSTDKTTKDVIKELIIESIYQNLSDELPYCCEVLINKIIEKDNFLTIYADIITDSENHKAMLIGRNANTIKRIGIVARKRIAEVFLLKINLKLVAKVQKKWYDNENFLKKVGLKQ; encoded by the coding sequence ATGAAAAGCGGTTTTGTAAGTGTAATCGGCAGAACAAATGCCGGTAAAAGCACAATGATTAATTCTTTACTAGGCGAAAATATTTGCCTAGTATCACATAAAGAAAATGCCACAAGAAGAAAAATGAATGTGGTAATAATGCACGATGAAAATCAAATAATATTAATAGATACTCCAGGCCTACACGAAAGCAATAAGAATTTCAATCAACTATTAATAGAAGCTGCTAAAAAGAGCTTAGATGAGTGTGATTTGATTGTATTTGTGATGAGTATTTTTGATAGTTTAGATGAATATAAAAAATTTTTAGATTTAAAGCCAAAGGTTGAGCATATTGTAGTTATAAACAAAGTTGATTTGGTTGAACCTAAAAAATTGTTAGATAAATTAGAAGAATTTAATAAATTAGATATTGTTCCTAATATCATTCCTTATTCATCAAAAAATAAATTTTATAAAAATAAATTATTAGATGAGATGGTAAAGTATTTACCAGAACACCCATATTTTTTTGACCCAGAATTTAGCACTGATAAAACAACTAAAGATGTTATTAAAGAATTAATAATAGAAAGCATTTATCAAAATCTTAGTGATGAATTGCCATATTGTTGTGAAGTGTTAATTAATAAAATTATAGAAAAAGATAATTTTTTAACTATTTATGCCGATATTATTACAGATTCAGAAAATCATAAAGCAATGCTAATTGGTCGAAATGCTAATACAATTAAGCGTATTGGAATAGTCGCTAGGAAAAGAATTGCTGAAGTTTTTTTATTAAAAATTAACTTAAAGTTGGTTGCAAAAGTTCAAAAAAAATGGTACGATAATGAGAACTTTTTAAAAAAAGTAGGCTTAAAACAATAA